Proteins encoded together in one Kutzneria kofuensis window:
- a CDS encoding exo-beta-d-1,3/1,6-glucosidase, translating to MVDQPYRDPALPVAERIDDLLARMTLPEKIGQMLHLDARGGVRELIDDFHVGAILHTSPENLVLAMDLASKTRLGIPLLTGEDCIHGHSFWPGATIFPTQLGMACSWDPALVEQVARVTAVEVSTTGVHWTFSPVLCIARDLRWGRVDETFGEDPFLIGEYASAMVKGYQGDGLSDPTAILACAKHFAGYSETQGGRDATEADISRRKLRSWFLPPFERVAREGCRTFMIGYQSIDGVPITANQWLLREVLRDEWKYSGTLVTDWDNVGRMVWEQQICADHAEAAALAVRSGNDLVLTTPQFFQGAQDAVARGILSEEDIDAAVRRILTLKFELGLFENPRLPDPERQKLHVGKAEHTAVNLEMARRSLVLLTNDGTLPLGGDKVRIAVVGPNADDVDAQLGDWAGASGQVDWLPDGHPRHLTETVLDGLRAVVPPEWTVDYALGARIASFGPDPDGPVLPDGQPAPEVVHPEPADPALIAEAVAAAEASDVVVAVVGDTIGLVGEARSTATLELVGGQIALLDALARTGKPVVVVVISSKPLVLPPSAENAAAIVQAFNPGMKGGRAVAELLLGLIEPSGRLPISVARHVGQQPIYYNQIRGQHGHRYADLTQDPMFAFGEGLSYTTLEYSDLTVLTPTVGPADVVRAEVTVSNTGARPARETVQVYLRDLITSVTWADRELKAYKQVDVPAAESVRVALELPAADCTLVTADGARIVEPGDFELLVGHSSRPRDLLAAKFTIS from the coding sequence GTGGTCGACCAGCCTTACCGTGATCCGGCCCTCCCCGTCGCCGAGCGCATCGACGACCTGCTGGCCAGGATGACGCTGCCGGAGAAGATCGGTCAGATGCTGCACCTGGACGCCCGCGGCGGCGTCCGGGAGCTGATCGACGACTTCCACGTCGGCGCCATCCTGCACACCTCGCCGGAGAACCTGGTGCTGGCGATGGACCTGGCGAGCAAGACCCGGCTGGGCATCCCGCTGCTGACCGGCGAGGACTGCATCCACGGCCACTCGTTCTGGCCCGGCGCCACCATCTTCCCGACGCAGCTGGGCATGGCGTGCTCCTGGGACCCGGCGCTGGTGGAGCAGGTCGCGCGGGTGACCGCGGTCGAGGTGTCCACCACCGGCGTGCACTGGACGTTCTCGCCGGTGCTGTGCATCGCGCGGGACCTGCGCTGGGGTCGGGTGGACGAGACGTTCGGCGAGGACCCGTTCCTGATCGGCGAGTACGCGTCGGCGATGGTCAAGGGCTACCAGGGCGACGGGCTGTCCGACCCGACCGCGATCCTGGCCTGCGCCAAGCACTTCGCCGGCTACTCGGAGACGCAGGGCGGCCGCGACGCCACCGAGGCCGACATCTCGCGGCGCAAGCTGCGTTCCTGGTTCCTGCCGCCGTTCGAGCGGGTGGCGCGTGAGGGCTGCCGCACGTTCATGATCGGTTACCAGTCCATCGACGGCGTGCCGATCACCGCGAACCAGTGGCTGCTGCGGGAAGTCCTGCGGGACGAGTGGAAGTACTCCGGCACGCTCGTCACCGACTGGGACAACGTCGGCCGCATGGTGTGGGAGCAGCAGATCTGCGCCGACCACGCCGAGGCTGCCGCGCTCGCGGTGCGTTCCGGCAACGACCTCGTGCTGACGACACCGCAGTTCTTCCAGGGAGCGCAGGACGCCGTCGCGCGGGGAATCCTGTCCGAGGAGGACATCGACGCCGCCGTGCGCCGGATCCTCACGCTGAAGTTCGAGCTGGGCCTGTTCGAGAACCCCCGCCTGCCCGACCCGGAGCGGCAGAAGCTGCACGTCGGCAAGGCCGAGCACACCGCCGTCAACCTGGAGATGGCGCGGCGCAGCCTGGTGTTGCTGACCAACGACGGCACGCTGCCGCTGGGTGGCGACAAGGTGCGGATCGCTGTCGTCGGCCCGAACGCGGACGACGTCGACGCGCAGCTGGGCGACTGGGCCGGCGCCTCCGGGCAGGTCGACTGGCTGCCCGACGGCCACCCGCGGCACCTCACCGAGACCGTGCTGGACGGTCTGCGCGCCGTCGTCCCTCCCGAGTGGACGGTCGACTACGCGCTCGGCGCCCGGATCGCTTCCTTCGGCCCGGATCCGGACGGTCCGGTGCTGCCGGACGGCCAGCCCGCGCCCGAGGTCGTGCACCCCGAGCCGGCGGACCCGGCGCTGATCGCCGAGGCCGTCGCCGCCGCCGAGGCGTCCGATGTGGTCGTCGCGGTGGTCGGCGACACCATCGGCCTGGTCGGCGAGGCCCGGTCCACGGCGACGCTGGAGCTGGTCGGCGGGCAGATCGCGCTGCTGGACGCGTTGGCGCGGACCGGAAAGCCGGTCGTGGTGGTCGTGATCAGCTCGAAGCCGCTGGTGCTGCCGCCCTCGGCCGAGAACGCCGCCGCCATCGTGCAGGCGTTCAACCCCGGCATGAAGGGCGGCCGGGCCGTCGCGGAACTGCTGCTGGGCCTGATCGAGCCGAGCGGCCGGCTGCCGATCTCGGTGGCACGGCACGTCGGCCAGCAGCCCATCTACTACAACCAGATCCGCGGCCAGCACGGACACCGCTACGCCGACCTCACCCAGGACCCGATGTTCGCCTTCGGCGAGGGCCTGAGCTACACCACCCTGGAGTACTCGGATCTGACCGTGCTCACGCCGACCGTCGGCCCGGCGGACGTCGTCCGCGCCGAGGTCACCGTGTCCAACACCGGCGCCCGGCCGGCGCGGGAGACGGTGCAGGTGTACCTGCGGGACCTGATCACCTCGGTGACCTGGGCCGACCGGGAACTCAAGGCGTACAAGCAGGTCGACGTGCCGGCGGCGGAGTCGGTGCGGGTGGCGCTGGAGCTGCCGGCCGCCGACTGCACGCTGGTCACCGCCGACGGCGCGCGGATCGTCGAACCCGGCGACTTCGAGCTGCTGGTCGGCCACTCCTCGCGGCCGCGGGACCTGCTGGCGGCCAAGTTCACCATCTCCTGA
- a CDS encoding ABC transporter substrate-binding protein yields MRELRLGTVSPSALVEVAARTGALADAGLHVVEVPASSSRQQFAALLDGELDAVVTNPDNVVAYRCVADNPLGRLGDVRILAALDRGLGLSLFAAPGVTDLQDGTLGVDVPGSGFAFVAYELLQRLGIRYGVTALGSTPRRATALLTGGCTMTVLNAGNELRAEHRGARRLASVTDIGPYIGAVLAATGDSLRRNAFDLRSLVGVLLRTARDIVTGRRPELLLAAVQDRLAFDEYLARRHIAVLTSDGTGLTPYGRFRDAELRTVLELRNRHTKAELDARTVLAHGLIDTSLLPTH; encoded by the coding sequence GTGCGGGAGCTCAGGCTGGGCACGGTCAGCCCGTCGGCGTTGGTCGAGGTCGCGGCCAGGACCGGCGCGCTGGCGGACGCCGGCCTGCACGTCGTCGAGGTGCCCGCCAGCTCGTCCCGGCAGCAGTTCGCCGCGCTGCTCGACGGCGAACTCGACGCCGTCGTGACAAATCCGGACAACGTCGTCGCCTATCGCTGCGTGGCCGACAATCCGCTCGGGCGGCTCGGCGATGTGCGCATTCTCGCCGCGCTCGACCGCGGCCTCGGCCTGTCGCTGTTCGCCGCGCCCGGCGTCACCGATCTCCAGGACGGCACGCTCGGCGTCGATGTGCCCGGCTCCGGGTTTGCCTTCGTCGCGTACGAGCTGTTGCAGCGACTCGGCATTCGCTACGGCGTCACCGCGCTCGGCTCGACGCCTCGGCGAGCAACCGCTCTGCTGACCGGCGGCTGCACCATGACCGTGCTCAACGCCGGCAACGAGCTGCGCGCCGAACACCGCGGCGCCCGCCGGCTGGCGTCGGTCACCGACATCGGCCCGTACATCGGGGCCGTGCTCGCCGCCACCGGGGATTCGCTGCGCCGCAACGCTTTCGACCTCCGCAGCCTGGTCGGCGTGCTGCTGCGGACCGCCCGGGACATCGTGACCGGCCGCCGCCCCGAGCTGCTGCTGGCCGCCGTGCAGGACCGGCTCGCGTTCGACGAGTACCTGGCACGGCGGCACATCGCCGTGCTCACCAGCGACGGCACCGGCCTCACCCCGTACGGCCGGTTCCGCGACGCCGAGCTGAGGACCGTGCTGGAACTGCGGAACCGGCACACCAAGGCCGAGCTCGACGCGCGGACCGTGCTGGCGCACGGCCTGATCGACACCTCGCTCCTGCCGACGCACTGA